In Lycium ferocissimum isolate CSIRO_LF1 unplaced genomic scaffold, AGI_CSIRO_Lferr_CH_V1 ctg763, whole genome shotgun sequence, the following are encoded in one genomic region:
- the LOC132045675 gene encoding uncharacterized protein LOC132045675 encodes MGKNLVKGPKEKIPTEVEIVDNGLIYSLPVWCESPATYRPAMGDETFSRDDSVDEKVEAEVRGVPQKSREFVAAKGKGRATDSSSDIDVYTERIMGKDSRHVASGSGATDLIISNLKEEALTQAQEHVTRGSGATDLSKAIMKVYEILQAQKKQQMGLLSKKIMEWFTEPFAEFINLGWGDSRQPFEHSVIDVELEKHMQMVADTHNQRHQVPEDHLHAENSTQGDGTLMIEGEISISSMDEKESPFLEVYDNQLVSYEPIHLCIEENLTEEMIEARATIWVHLNVIKLGQLFGAAIRGCEKEAYALCMKLDQKRYMERQAGKVKASININNTVPKELWNLIFDRKFKDGELRTRGRNLAISHQ; translated from the exons ATGGGCAAGAATCTTGTTAAAGGACCTAAGGAGAAGATCCCAACGGAAGTAGAGATAGTCGATAATGGGTTGATTTACTCTCTTCCAGTGTGGTGTGAGTCGCCGGCAACTTACAGACCGGCGATGGGGGATGAAACCTTTTCTCGAGATGACAGCGTGGATGAAAAAGTTGAGGCAGAGGTCAGAGGGGTCCCTCAGAAAAGCAGAGAATTCGTAGCAGCAAAAGGAAAGGGCAGAGCTACGGATAGTTCATCAGATATCGATGTTTACACAGAAAGGATAATGGGTAAGGACTCAAGGCACGTGGCTAGTGGGAGTGGGGCCACAGAtctaattatttcaaatttgaaagaaGAAGCACTTACACAAGCTCAAGAGCACGTGACTAGGGGGAGTGGGGCCACTGATTTAAGTAAAGCTATTATGAAGGTGTATGAAATTTTACAAGCCCAAAAGAAACAGCAAATGGGCCTTTTGAGCAAGAAGATCATGGAGTGG ttcacaGAACCTTTTGCAGAATTCATTAATTTGGGCTGGGGAGATTCAAGACAGCCCTTTGAACACTCAGTAATAGACGTAGAGCTGGAGAAGCACATGCAGATGGTAGCAGACACACACAACCAGAGACATCAAGTACCAGAGGATCATCTCCATGCTGAGAACTCAACTCAAGGAGATGGTACTCTTATGATTGAGGGGGAGATATCCATAAGTTCCATGGATGAAAAAGAGTCACCTTTTCTGGAAGTCTATGATAATCAATTGGTTTCCTATGAACCAATACATTTATGCATAGAAGAAAATCTTACAGAGGAGATGATAGAGGCTAGGGCCACTATTTGGGTCCATCTCAATGTCATCAAATTAGGCCAATTGTTTGGAGCAGCTATAAGGGGATGCGAGAAGGAAGCATATGCTTTGTGTATGAAACTGGACCAAAAGAGATATATGGAAAGACAAGCAGGAAAGGTCAAAGCTTcaattaacatcaacaacactgtTCCAAAGGAGCTTTGGAACCTTATTTTTGATAGGAAGTTCAAAGATGGTGAACTTAGAACTAGAGGGAGGAATCTAGCTATTAGTCATCAATGA
- the LOC132045677 gene encoding uncharacterized protein LOC132045677 → MVSWNVKGLNKDRKRGLVRNLINQWVADVYILVETKLVGSVNNIIQSIWDNRWVGEVHLEVVGTSGGILILWDRRVWEGQMAECGNQCITCKMTGQNSDFTWFLTAVYADCKKIERRELWGELYSMKERCAGPWVVGGDFNVIRYPIERTNCLRINGAMAEFSECIEELELVDPPLFGGSFTWRRGENHRSASRIDRFLYSSTWEEQFTLIKQSVLAKIGSDHNPILLSCGELKFKKSYFRFENWWIGVEGFKENVKLWWGSFVVDGRPCFVLAEKPKMGNWKQRKEDILNQLANWEAVQEQRILTDDEAVQKSNLAMEYEEVARNEEIAWKQRSRIQWLKQGDKNTKYFHRIATAHKRVNSIDNLTVGEMR, encoded by the exons ATGGTGTCATGGAATGTGAAGGGGCTCAATAAAGATAGAAAGAGGGGATTAGTCAGGAATCTGATTAATCAGTGGGTAGCAGATGTATACATTTTGGTAGAAACTAAATTGGTGGGCAGTGTAAATAATATTATTCAAAGTATATGGGACAATAGATGggtgggggaggtgcatttggAGGTTGTTGGGACTAGTGGAGGAATACTGATCTTATGGGATAGGAGAGTGTGGGAAGGGCAGATGGCGGAGTGTGGCAATCAATGTATAACTTGTAAAATGACGGGACAAAACTCAGATTTTACTTGGTTTCTAACAGCTGTCTATGCTGACtgtaaaaaaattgaaagaaggGAACTATGGGGGGAGCTTTACTCAATGAAGGAAAGGTGTGCAGGGCCATGGGTCGTGGGGGGAGACTTTAATGTCATCCGATACCCTATTGAGAGAACAAATTGTCTGAGAATCAATGGAGCTATGGCTGAGTTCTCTGAATGCATAGAAGAACTGGAGTTAGTGGATCCTCCTTTATTTGGAGGTTCCTTCACATGGAGAAGAGGTGAAAATCATAGAAGTGCTTCCAGAATTGATAGATTCCTCTACTCTTCAACATGGGAGGAACAATTCACTCTTATTAAACAATCAGTTTTGGCTAAGATAGGATCTGATCATAATCCTATTTTGCTATCTTGTGGAgagttgaaattcaaaaaatctTACTTTAGATTTGAGAACTGGTGGATAGGAGTAGAGGGGTTCAAGGAAAATGTGAAACTGTGGTGGGGATCATTTGTGGTAGACGGGAGGCCTTGCTTTGTTCTGGCTGAAAAGCCGAAaat GGGCAACTGGAAACAGAGGAAGGAGGATATTCTAAATCAATTGGCTAATTGGGAGGCTGTACAAGAACAAAGAATTCTTACAGATGATGAGGCAgtacaaaaatcaaatttagcTATGGAGTATGAGGAAGTAGCAAGAAACGAAGAAATAGCTTGGAAGCAAAGATCCAGGATACAATGGCTGAAACAGGGagacaaaaatacaaaatacttTCACAGGATAGCAACAGCTCACAAAAGGGTTAATTCCATTGATAACCTGACTGTGGGGGAAATGAGGTGA